Proteins encoded within one genomic window of Triticum aestivum cultivar Chinese Spring chromosome 2D, IWGSC CS RefSeq v2.1, whole genome shotgun sequence:
- the LOC123051436 gene encoding uncharacterized protein encodes MKTSRRGDAGVGIREGPICSKSLGDMTVYFGMLDGLLAAEELPEVYFGIYRNRCQDILCNDCGKKGFLGSTGCITNAPPVARTTPELSRPRHQIVPCRINRSADEDVDEDEVEPLPGAISFWRLFNFADGLD; translated from the exons ATGAAGACGAGTCGGCGGGGAGATGCTGGTGTTGGGATTCGGGAGGGTCCAATCTGCAGCAAATCCTTGGGAGATATGACG GTGTATTTTGGAATGCTCGACGGCTTGCTGGCTGCAGAAGAGCTTCCTGAGGTGTATTTTGGAATATACCGGAACCGATGCCAG GATATACTCTGTAACGACTGCGGAAAAAAGGGCTTTCTTGGTTCCACTGGCTGTATCACAAATGCGCCGCCTGTGGCTCGTACTACACCAGAGTTATCAAGACCGAGGCACCAGATTGTTCCATGTCGAATTAACAG GTCCGCCGACGAGGATGTGGATGAGGACGAGGTCGAGCCCCTTCCCGGCGCGATCTCCTTTTGGAGGCTATTCAACTTCGCCGACGGCCTCGACTAG